One segment of Belonocnema kinseyi isolate 2016_QV_RU_SX_M_011 chromosome 7, B_treatae_v1, whole genome shotgun sequence DNA contains the following:
- the LOC117176963 gene encoding ribose-phosphate pyrophosphokinase 1 isoform X2 has translation MDTSDGSIVMPVFSEPVRAKSLLRANLEKSSAGYLQSRMPNIKVFSGSSHPDLAQRIVDRLGIDIGKVVTKKFSNLETCVEIGESVRGEDVYIVQSGSGEVNDNLMELLIMINACKIASASRVTAVIPCFPYARQDKKDKGGDDGDKSDSSKSRIVMRTHEWKFREFVPDLSTSRAPISAKLVANMLSVAGADHIITMDLHASQIQGFFDIPVDNLFAEPAVLKWIKENIVEWRNSIIVSPDAGGAKRVTSIADRLNVEFALIHKERKKANEVASMVLVGDVKDRIAILVDDMADTCGTICHAAEKLLEAGATKVYAILTHGIFSGPAINRINNACFEAVVVTNTIPQDGHMKDCPKIQCIDVSMMFAEAVRRTHNGESVSYLFSNVPY, from the exons CGATAGTGATGCCCGTGTTCTCAGAACCAGTTCGTGCAAAGAGTTTGTTGCGAGCAAACTTGGAAAAATCTAGTGCAGGTTATTTGCAAAGCAGGATGCCAAACATCAAGGTATTCAGCGGATCATCGCACCCGGACCTGGCCCAGCGGATCGTCGACAGACTTGGCATCGACATCGGCAAAGTTGTCACAAAAAAATTCAGCAACCTCGAGACATG tgtGGAAATCGGGGAATCTGTACGAGGGGAGGATGTTTACATTGTGCAGAGCGGCAGTGGAGAAGTGAATGACAATTTAATGGAGCTGTTAATAATGATCAACGCTTGCAAGATTGCTTCAGCATCTCGTGTCACTGCAGTCATTCCATGTTTCCCTTATGCCAGACAGGACAAAAAGGACAAG GGAGGTGACGATGGAGACAAGTCAGACTCATCAAAGAGTCGTATTGTCATGAGAACACACGAGTGGAAATTCAGG gaatttgtgCCCGACCTGTCGACA AGCCGCGCGCCCATCTCTGCCAAACTTGTAGCAAACATGCTTTCGGTGGCTGGAGCAGATCACATCATCACAATGGACTTACACGCCAGTCAAATCCAAGGCTTCTTTGACATTCCAGTCGACAATTTGTTTGCTGAACCTGCTGTTCTCAAATGGATCAAGGAAAATATTGTCGAGTGGCGAAACAGCATCATCGTCTCTCCAGACGCTGGTGGTGCTAAAAG AGTTACATCCATCGCCGACAGACTAAACGTCGAATTCGCCTTGATTCACAAAGAGAGGAAGAAGGCAAACGAAGTAGCGAGCATGGTTTTAGTTGGAGATGTGAAAGACAGAATAGCGATACTTGTGGATGATATGGCCGACACATGTGGAACGATTTGCCACGCAGCGGAAAAATTGTTGGAAGCAGGAGCAACCAAAGTTTATGCCATTTTAACCCACGGTATTTTCAGTGGCCCTGCCATTAACAGGATTAATAACGCATGCTTCGAGGCTGTTGTTGTAACTAACACCATTCCACAAGACGGTCATATGAAAGACTGCCCCAAGATTCAG
- the LOC117176963 gene encoding ribose-phosphate pyrophosphokinase 1 isoform X4 yields MPVFSEPVRAKSLLRANLEKSSAGYLQSRMPNIKVFSGSSHPDLAQRIVDRLGIDIGKVVTKKFSNLETCVEIGESVRGEDVYIVQSGSGEVNDNLMELLIMINACKIASASRVTAVIPCFPYARQDKKDKGGDDGDKSDSSKSRIVMRTHEWKFREFVPDLSTSRAPISAKLVANMLSVAGADHIITMDLHASQIQGFFDIPVDNLFAEPAVLKWIKENIVEWRNSIIVSPDAGGAKRVTSIADRLNVEFALIHKERKKANEVASMVLVGDVKDRIAILVDDMADTCGTICHAAEKLLEAGATKVYAILTHGIFSGPAINRINNACFEAVVVTNTIPQDGHMKDCPKIQCIDVSMMFAEAVRRTHNGESVSYLFSNVPY; encoded by the exons ATGCCCGTGTTCTCAGAACCAGTTCGTGCAAAGAGTTTGTTGCGAGCAAACTTGGAAAAATCTAGTGCAGGTTATTTGCAAAGCAGGATGCCAAACATCAAGGTATTCAGCGGATCATCGCACCCGGACCTGGCCCAGCGGATCGTCGACAGACTTGGCATCGACATCGGCAAAGTTGTCACAAAAAAATTCAGCAACCTCGAGACATG tgtGGAAATCGGGGAATCTGTACGAGGGGAGGATGTTTACATTGTGCAGAGCGGCAGTGGAGAAGTGAATGACAATTTAATGGAGCTGTTAATAATGATCAACGCTTGCAAGATTGCTTCAGCATCTCGTGTCACTGCAGTCATTCCATGTTTCCCTTATGCCAGACAGGACAAAAAGGACAAG GGAGGTGACGATGGAGACAAGTCAGACTCATCAAAGAGTCGTATTGTCATGAGAACACACGAGTGGAAATTCAGG gaatttgtgCCCGACCTGTCGACA AGCCGCGCGCCCATCTCTGCCAAACTTGTAGCAAACATGCTTTCGGTGGCTGGAGCAGATCACATCATCACAATGGACTTACACGCCAGTCAAATCCAAGGCTTCTTTGACATTCCAGTCGACAATTTGTTTGCTGAACCTGCTGTTCTCAAATGGATCAAGGAAAATATTGTCGAGTGGCGAAACAGCATCATCGTCTCTCCAGACGCTGGTGGTGCTAAAAG AGTTACATCCATCGCCGACAGACTAAACGTCGAATTCGCCTTGATTCACAAAGAGAGGAAGAAGGCAAACGAAGTAGCGAGCATGGTTTTAGTTGGAGATGTGAAAGACAGAATAGCGATACTTGTGGATGATATGGCCGACACATGTGGAACGATTTGCCACGCAGCGGAAAAATTGTTGGAAGCAGGAGCAACCAAAGTTTATGCCATTTTAACCCACGGTATTTTCAGTGGCCCTGCCATTAACAGGATTAATAACGCATGCTTCGAGGCTGTTGTTGTAACTAACACCATTCCACAAGACGGTCATATGAAAGACTGCCCCAAGATTCAG